The following are encoded in a window of Plasmodium cynomolgi strain B DNA, chromosome 4, whole genome shotgun sequence genomic DNA:
- a CDS encoding ATP synthase alpha chain (putative), with protein sequence MQGAAKMRLLGQQLGQQLRRKVKWSSGAVLPYSTKISPVEISKILEKKFEQFDFKTSANEVGYVLSVGDGICRAFGLNNVKSSELLEIHNSDGDGGGASNITYGMATNLEYDNVGVVIFGNDRNIKEGDIIKRTNRIIDVSVGPELLGRVVDGLGKEIDGGKPIQTNEKRKIEIKAPGIIARKSVNESIITGIKCIDSLVPIGRGQRELIIGDRQTGKTAIAVDTIIHQKNVNEQVPDNEKVYCIYVAIGQKKSNIAKLVNLLKKYDALKYTIIVNSSASDASPLQFLAPYTGCAMAEYFRDNGKHALIIFDDLSKQAVAYRQLSLLLRRPPGREAYPGDIFYIHSKLLERSSKLNDTLKGGSLTALPIIETLNNDVSAYIPTNVISITDGQIFLESELFYKGIIPAINVGLSVSRIGSSAQYKCMKKLASSMKLELAQFREIVAFSQFGSDLDASTKKLIEKGKILTEILKQKQYSPVSISYQICLIYAATRDYLASLTIDKVQDFEKKYFEYLDNNYADVLRKIQANCDLAEVEDQIKESIQRFLELYKGES encoded by the coding sequence ATGCAGGGAGCGGCTAAAATGCGGCTGCTAGGGCAGCAGCTGGGTCAGCAGCTGAGGAGGAAGGTAAAATGGAGCAGCGGCGCAGTACTGCCATACTCCACGAAAATAAGCCCTGTGGAAATCTCCAAAAttctggagaaaaaatttgaacagtTTGATTTTAAGACATCCGCAAATGAAGTGGGATACGTGTTAAGTGTAGGAGACGGAATATGTAGAGCTTTTGGGTTAAACAATGTGAAGTCGTCAGAACTGCTAGAAATTCACAACAGTGATGGGGATGGAGGAGGTGCATCAAACATTACGTATGGAATGGCTACTAACCTGGAGTATGATAACGTTGGGGTAGTGATTTTTGGAAATGacagaaatataaaagaaggAGATATCATAAAACGGACAAACAGAATTATTGACGTGAGTGTTGGTCCTGAGTTATTGGGGAGAGTAGTGGATGGATTGGGGAAGGAGATTGATGGAGGGAAACCAATTCAGAccaatgaaaaaaggaaaatagaaataaaagcACCAGGAATTATTGCACGGAAGAGTGTAAATGAGTCCATTATTACAGGAATTAAATGTATTGACAGTCTAGTCCCTATAGGAAGAGGTCAGAGAGAGTTAATCATAGGAGATAGACAAACAGGAAAAACAGCCATAGCAGTAGATACCATCAttcatcaaaaaaatgtaaatgaaCAGGTACCAGATAATGAAAAGGTTTACTGTATTTATGTTGCTAttggacagaaaaaaagtaacatcGCAAAGTTGGTTAATCTTCTGAAAAAATACGATGCGTTGAAATATACCATTATTGTAAATTCGAGTGCTTCTGATGCTTCACCTCTGCAGTTTTTGGCACCATACACAGGATGTGCCATGGCCGAATATTTTCGAGACAATGGAAAGCATGCGTTGATTATTTTTGATGACTTGAGTAAACAGGCAGTTGCTTATAGACAGCTGTCCCTTCTTCTGAGGAGACCTCCAGGGAGAGAAGCATACCCAggagatatattttatatccaCTCGAAGCTGTTGGAGAGGTCCTCTAAATTAAATGACACactaaaagggggaagtcTAACTGCACTGCCAATCATTGAGACTCTAAATAACGATGTATCGGCTTACATTCCAACTAATGTCATTTCGATCACAGATGGACAGATATTTTTGGAGAGTGAATTGTTTTACAAAGGGATAATCCCTGCGATTAATGTAGGATTGAGTGTGTCTCGGATAGGTAGTAGTGCACAGTATAAGTGTATGAAGAAACTAGCTTCTTCGATGAAGTTGGAGTTAGCTCAATTTCGTGAGATCGTGGCTTTTTCTCAGTTCGGTTCAGACTTAGATGCATCTACGAAGAAGCTCATcgagaagggaaaaatattaacagaAATACTAAAGCAGAAGCAGTACTCTCCTGTCAGTATCAGCTACCAGATTTGCCTCATCTATGCAGCCACGAGAGACTACCTCGCTAGTCTTACCATCGACAAGGTGCAGGACTTtgagaagaaatattttgagTACCTCGATAATAACTATGCCGATGTGTTGAGGAAGATCCAGGCCAACTGCGACTTGGCTGAGGTGGAGGACCAGATCAAGGAGAGCATCCAGCGCTTCCTCGAGCTGTACAAGGGGGAGAGCTGA
- a CDS encoding hypothetical protein (putative) — MRRATFLLKLLLLAAITTQQGLLSWQLMTSKMLVLLLDVGLLTIFLYLQLRSANNTHMYMIYIYSIVAKITVIYYVSLPRALISQHEESGGGGPSLPLPVQLDNYANSIHVVSSTILISIVVYILFFFVTDFDLLKVRFINLEIFFCLLIITHVSIDFLDISDFFYCINLHFFLYHFRVVQELSVFTNPDLFLHASIDRKRLIEFYSFFLHAYQAVFILFGVLLCVNIAIHAYSLPSFSYESNKKKKLSTKGGGDIGDHSPSGPHLLHSYSRDAALHRWSSHRKDGNGGGGKDHYGYPPGGALTKRSSSLGGPPLLEGKHSITSTSAEDSLPRSKVGGDAMSCLKYISIYSFFFTDVSLFTARLFLYLIFSATSCSPQFIMKNLCFAIIHGSRIYRKSKFYNRRRGEKGRPGSSPTGGSYTNECEIYSHKSAICTDKCEICTDKCKICTDTCQIHACEYEKSHSEEGPKHSPHKSSTSLHFKESHVNTDLLSRSFRSTDTININVIQNSDYNRVDSLSYDKITPQYYFHYLKYNRLNFKRYMSCYVDQIEKNSFGYSVIFLFFFILIATKIAILVVTYTMDFDQDLNQHLYDLTYLWNINTIRSCWILRINSFIILVYSFCSLLLYVVTCSLFDGIFMSLMYVFNLLSFFFVLLIMSKYNPSYDMLDYFNKKKNTLVVLFLFGYLAYLFLADTYMFIYMLLGRKYITYRRRIKTRRGNEAQGRAGYHTETEEEVLTPISVVSSFTLKLIRHMKGPIMLNRIIISKNLIKNTRVDNFLFFCHVKEIGIKLVLYFFTCFLALREDAINVTFILFVFFVNFFLSLMYLIFSKVDRDLAMDCIFTQALFLDLSRASRDGREAKGGATSKSQQEKGAFHEPTAHTSVYEKYSYENTVLFDNCLNYF, encoded by the exons ATGAGGCGCGCGACGTTCCTGCTGAAGCTGCTGCTGCTGGCGGCCATAACCACCCAACAGGGGCTTCTCTCGTGGCAACTGATGACCAGCAAAATGCTCGTGCTGCTGCTAGATGTCGGGCTACTTACCATCTTCCTCTACCTACAACTCAGATCAGCCAAcaacacacatatgtacatgatATACATCTACAGCATCGTGGCTAAGATAACAGTGATATACTACGTCTCCCTTCCGAGGGCCCTCATTAGCCAACATGAGGAGTCAGGTGGAGGGGGGCCATCCCTACCGTTACCCGTACAACTGGACAACTACGCAAACAGCATCCACGTCGTCAGCTCGACGATCCTCATCTCTATAGTGGTCTACAtcttgttcttttttgtcaCCGATTTTGATCTCCTCAAAGTACGCTTCATCAAtttggagatttttttttgtctcctcATAATAACCCACGTATCGATTGATTTTCTCGACAtatctgattttttttattgtattaatctccatttttttctgtaccaCTTTCGAGTGGTACAGGAGTTATCCGTGTTTACTAACCCCGATCTGTTTCTTCATGCTTCCATCGATAGGAAGCGTCTCATCgaattttattccttcttcCTACATGCCTACCAAGCTGTTTTCATACTCTTTGGTGTTCTGCTCTGCGTAAATATAGCCATTCATGCTTACTCTCTTCCGAGTTTTTCCTACGAAAgtaacaaaaagaagaagctctccactaaaggggggggagatatAGGAGACCATTCCCCTAGTGGACCCCATTTACTACACAGTTACAGTCGTGATGCGGCGCTGCATAGGTGGAGTAGCCACCGGAAGGATGGCAACGGTGGTGGAGGGAAAGACCATTATGGGTACCCTCCTGGTGGGGCTCTTACCAAAAGGAGTAGTTCCCTGGGGGGGCCTCCACTATTGGAAGGGAAGCATTCGATTA CTTCCACTTCCGCTGAGGACTCCCTCCCCAGATCCAAGGTCGGCGGGGACGCCATGTCCTGCCTCAAGTACATCAGCATAtacagcttcttcttcaccgaTGTGTCTCTCTTCACGGCACGCCTGTTCCTTTACTTGATCTTCTCGGCTACCTCGT GTTCCCCCCAGTTCATCATGAAGAACCTCTGCTTCGCCATCATCCACGGGTCGCGCATCTACCGGAAGTCCAAGTTTTACAACCGCCGCAGGGGCGAGAAGGGCCGCCCGGGAAGCTCACCCACGGGGGGGAGCTACACCAACGAGTGTGAGATTTACTCCCATAAGTCTGCGATCTGCACCGATAAGTGTGAGATCTGCACCGATAAGTGTAAAATCTGCACCGATACGTGTCAAATCCACGCATGTGAGTACGAAAAGAGCCATTCAGAGGAAGGCCCGAAACACAGCCCACACAAATCATCGACCAGCCTGCACTTTAAGGAAAGCCACGTGAACACGGACCTACTCAGCAGGAGCTTCAGATCTACAGACACGATAAACATAAACGTGATTCAAAATTCTGACTACAACCGTGTTGATAGTCTAAGTTACGATAAAATAACCCCACagtattattttcattatttaaaatacaaCAGACTGAACTTCAAAAGGTACATGTCATGCTATGTGGACCAAATAGAGAAAAATTCATTTGGGTATTCTGTgatcttcctctttttcttcattctgaTAGCGACTAAAATTGCCATCCTTGTGGTTACCTACACAATGGACTTCGATCAAGACCTGAACCAGCATTTGTATGACTTGACTTACCTATGGAATATCAACACGATTAGGTCCTGCTGGATTCTCAGgattaattcttttattattttagtttattcattttgctcTCTCCTTCTTTACGTTGTTACCTGTTCCCTATTCGATGGGATCTTCATGTCCTTGATGTATGTCTTTAACCTGCTGTCATTCTTtttcgtcctcctcatcatgtCTAAATATAACCCGTCGTACGACATGCTGGACtactttaataaaaaaaagaacacgcTGGTGGTTCTCTTCCTCTTTGGCTACCTG GCCTACCTCTTCCTCGCGGACACGTACATGTTCATCTACATGCTGCTCGGGCGGAAGTACATCACCTATCGAAGACGAATAAAAACGCGGAGGGGAAACGAAGCACAAGGAAGGGCGGGATACCACACAGaaacggaagaagaagtgttAACACCCATATCAGTGGTGTCCTCCTTTACCCTCAAACTGATTAGACATATGAAGGGACCTATCATGCTTAATAGAATAATAATCagcaaaaatttaattaaaaatacacgagttgacaattttttgtttttttgtcacGTAAAAGAAATTGGCATTAAGTTggtgctttattttttcacgtgcTTCCTCGCACTGAGGGAAGACGCGATTAATGTTACCTTTAttctgtttgttttttttgtgaatttttttttgtcccttatgtatttgattttttccaaggTGGACCGGGACTTAGCCATGGACTGCATCTTCACGCAGGCGCTCTTTCTGGACCTTAGCAGGGCCTCGC GAGACGGAAGAGAGGCAAAAGGGGGCGCCACTTCCAAAAGTCAGCAAGAAAAAGGCGCCTTCCACGAGCCGACCGCACACACCAGCGTCTACGAAAAATACTCCTACGAGAATACAGTCCTGTTTGACAACTGCCTGAATTACTTTTGA
- a CDS encoding hypothetical protein (putative), which translates to MSKPAQGKAPGESGKPGESAKPGESAKPGERSKPGPSGQQSLPKKERQKIKPIQVRRSLKDILVNENPSQLILNYNGKKIECAFPDEDVKKKNMLSESQTEESTNGKDKRKKGGNIERLFSTEVIDSHQQIMMEELKELLNKEDLTDEMKNNIKSLYIEVQEIYMEIKNDLKKNFPTSKEILNLYRSDDFNKKSKNAIWKKFCFYKLLGDQMSDIHICTISSYRLKYLKTIYKWYCKNKRVLFGSRCGHRSRGGGPSARGDDTATGGSATEDTATEGSAAEDTATEDAVTEDTANDVTANGDAANGDTPNGDAAKDVIGAQKQVAEGAMDGSDPVEADAPDDAVACEEGGTSQTGDGSTPRGGEANGVKKKRESEKGGKKGDKKGDKRGDGKGADTGHYGREISDQFDDLLTRHMQEIKRPDGEGEEREGDWSHQQQEEVNNKQRDNILANYIFPSSLFEKDQKGVPEEEGGKPFDSGHGKNDIELDYTGEEDLMPTQIDTKRIMELEEEIKRQKLLIKEKEIEIINSPIGIKFKDIFGNFQDIDIN; encoded by the coding sequence ATGAGTAAGCCCGCGCAGGGAAAGGCACCCGGGGAGAGCGGCAAACCGGGGGAGAGTGCCAAACCGGGGGAGAGTGCCAAACCTGGGGAGAGAAGCAAGCCTGGCCCCAGTGGCCAACAAAGCTTACCTAAGaaggagaggcaaaaaataaagccaATCCAAGTCAGACGAAGCTTGAAGGACATCCTAGTGAACGAGAATCCAAGTCAACTCATCCTTAATTAtaacgggaaaaaaatagagtgCGCTTTTCCTGACGaagatgtgaagaagaaaaacatgtTAAGTGAGTCCCAAACGGAAGAATCCACAAACGGGAaagacaaaagaaaaaaaggaggaaacaTTGAAAGACTTTTTAGCACAGAAGTAATCGATAGTCATCAACAAATTATGATGGAAGAATTAAAAGAACTCCTAAACAAAGAAGACCTAActgatgaaatgaaaaataatattaaatccCTCTACATAGAAGTGCAGGAAATTtatatggaaataaaaaacgacttaaaaaagaatttcccCACATCGAAGGAAATTCTGAATTTGTATCGATCTGATGACTTCAACAAAAAGAGTAAGAATGctatttggaaaaaattttgtttttacaaaCTGCTTGGGGATCAGATGAGTGATATTCATATTTGCACCATTTCGTCGTATAGgctaaaatatttgaaaacTATTTATAAGTGGTACTGTAAGAATAAGCGTGTTTTGTTTGGTAGCCGGTGTGGTCATCGCTCTAGGGGGGGAGGGCCCTCTGCTCGCGGCGATGACACGGCCACGGGGGGCTCGGCCACGGAGGACACGGCCACGGAGGGCTCGGCGGCGGAGGACACAGCCACGGAAGACGCGGTCACGGAAGACACGGCCAATGATGTTACCGCAAATGGTGATGCCGCAAATGGTGATACCCCCAATGGTGATGCTGCCAAAGATGTGATCGGTGCGCAGAAGCAGGTCGCGGAGGGGGCGATGGACGGGAGCGACCCAGTTGAGGCAGATGCCCCCGACGATGCAGTGGCGTGTGAGGAGGGGGGAACATCCCAGACTGGGGATGGCTCAACACcgcgggggggagaagcaaatggggtgaagaagaaaagggagagcgaaaaggggggcaaaaagggagacaaaaagggagacaaAAGGGGAGACGGAAAGGGGGCTGACACAGGACACTATGGGAGGGAAATTTCCGACCAGTTCGATGACCTTCTCACGAGACACATGCAAGAAATAAAGAGACCCGATGGTGAGGGAGAGGAGAGAGAAGGTGATTGGAGCCACCAACAACAGGAAGAAGTGAACAACAAACAGAGAGATAACATCCTAGCGAATTACATATTTCCGAGTTCGCTTTTTGAGAAGGATCAAAAGGGTGTACCCGAGGAGGAGGGAGGCAAGCCATTTGACAGTGGACacggaaaaaatgacatcgAGTTGGACTACACCGGGGAGGAGGACCTGATGCCGACTCAGATTGACACAAAAAGGATCATGGAGCtggaggaagaaatcaaACGACAGAAGCTGCTAAtcaaggagaaggaaatcGAAATAATTAACTCTCCAATTGGGATTAAATTTAAGGACATCTTTGGGAATTTCCAGGACATCGACATAAACGA
- a CDS encoding hypothetical protein (putative) encodes MITKILNGWRISFFFNLMTFIVQQLGLYYILFEYNKFILLLCTFDIYIFIHFCFNNSQSFAAVKGGNCWILYVYSISFKVIFMYFFAFNENAYSEETNTDYYNKCVIFALLSLSTLIYTALSVKSYKQLYPDEMTITNEQIFHNNLILHVVIDLFDIFELLFTLVKLSYIVKNTNFWIKIIGGVLISFSLYLNAYSFPIISLVTEKNRKNLDLGDIYFCKKHAAVIGIILVDIPFMILRLYFLASYVSNVHFQPLLIKNVCFIPIKCLTIKHCNLIFERLRRNIDHTDNGGRVGHTLAITKHTNSNNNTSKSDDGTLIPYGSFGGNKPNVGNRSSGGVLKKRSIVSLSTMGCNNSLDIKSVQSMRNEVDVPTGDAVTSRKKKVTTVTDVKQDGEQISGSGHTPISHNLCEYFEHLVENQVATFRKLNVKKNKIGKKFAMNKLMYTNVSNNERYHCYLDDSLKVSYLNQIRLIIPYVIYCLGKIAMSIVIYFFYTKINIHDLKIILTQSDMYFKLFEHNHIMFIVSFLIILGNSVISFLCSVFLSSIVEVLFFTLFIFVKCTSDFLFLLLLVYNNIFEIFLRNMNKSEKYAPYFYLLFA; translated from the coding sequence ATGATCACCAAAATCCTGAACGGGTGGCGcatctccttcttcttcaacCTGATGACCTTCATCGTGCAGCAGCTGGGGCTGTACTACATCCTCTTCGAGTACAACAaattcatcctcctcctctgcaCCTTCGACATATACATTTTCATCCACTTCTGCTTCAACAACTCCCAATCCTTTGCGGCCGTCAAGGGAGGCAACTGCTGGATCCTCTACGTGTACTCCATCTCCTTCAaagtcatttttatgtacttttttGCCTTCAACGAAAATGCCTATTCAGAAGAAACAAACACAGATTATTATAACAAGTGTGTTATATTTGCTCTCCTCAGTTTGAGTACACTCATATACACAGCTCTGTCTGTGAAGTCGTACAAACAGCTGTACCCAGACGAAATGACCATAACGAATGAACAGATTTTCCATAACAATTTAATCCTCCACGTGGTGATAGACCTCTTTGACATTTTCGAGTTGCTGTTCACTTTGGTCAAGCTCTCATATATTGTTAAAAACACCAATTTTTGGATTAAAATAATTGGAGGAGTCttaatttcgttttctcTCTACTTGAATGCTTATTCCTTTCCGATTATATCCCTCGTGACAgaaaagaacagaaaaaatttggatCTCGGGGATATATACTTCTGCAAAAAGCATGCTGCTGTGATTGGTATCATCCTAGTGGACATCCCCTTTATGATTTTACGTCTTTACTTCCTGGCCTCCTACGTTTCGAATGTACATTTCCAACCCCTTTTAATTAAGAACGTTTGTTTCATCCCGATCAAGTGCCTTACTATAAAGCACTGCAATTTGATTTTCGAGAGGCTACGTCGAAATATAGATCACACAGATAATGGTGGTCGAGTGGGACACACCCTCGCAATCACCAAACATACCAACAGTAATAACAACACTAGCAAATCGGATGATGGCACTCTCATTCCGTATGGCTCTTTTGGTGGGAATAAGCCCAATGTGGGAAATCGCTCCTCAGGAGGGGTTCTGAAGAAACGATCCATTGTATCATTAAGCACCATGGGGTGCAATAACTCGTTGGATATCAAGTCGGTGCAGTCTATGAGGAACGAGGTAGATGTACCCACGGGGGACGCTGTCACTtccaggaagaagaaagttACAACTGTCACTGATGTCAAGCAAGATGGTGAACAAATCAGCGGGAGTGGACATACCCCAATCTCTCACAACCTTTGCGAATACTTCGAACACCTGGTGGAGAATCAAGTAGCCACCTTCCGAAAGctaaatgtgaagaaaaacaaaatcggGAAGAAATTCGCCATGAATAAATTAATGTACACTAATGTATCCAACAATGAAAGGTACCACTGCTATTTGGATGATAGTCTGAAGGTCTCCTACCTGAACCAGATACGCCTAATCATCCCTTATGTAATCTACTGTCTAGGAAAAATAGCTATGTCTATAGTGATTTACTTCTTCTATACAAAGATAAACATCCATGACTTGAAGATAATCCTAACACAGTCAGACATGTATTTCAAATTGTTTGAGCATAACCATATCATGTTTATCGtatcctttttaataattttaggCAACTCAGTtatatcctttttgtgtTCTGTATTTCTCTCCAGTATAGTGGAGGTCctattttttactcttttcaTCTTCGTAAAGTGTACCTCCGATTTTCtattcctcctccttctcgtctataacaacatttttgaaattttcttgagaaatatgaacaagtcagaaAAATACGCGCCatatttttatctccttttcGCA
- a CDS encoding hypothetical protein (putative), protein CAQLRRELLKQKNLNWCLSLKVRSIHMKLNSLYAKKDQLERSVQNRMKEIELQMLAGGSNPGASADQAPAEKEGPRGDPTNEDALNEEKKKVEELKRMLVKHERSIQISEVEKVKSELELKSCKDKLNEEIEKNENLYKKVKTYEANLERVKKEGEKYLDELDEVRVELQKYRCANSQVEERNKLLQEEKVKLAQANNELKIRLQRVQTCLTDSRHRERAFISCSRKIMSVVAFLRESGKGGGFALGGKYGGAMRDTLGDKVDELLGDRMGDTLGYTLGVTVDDAQGAPLDNALTPPLRGDTTFAQTELQLDAIWVSIRALVGVKREFEGQKDELERVRAEAHAAKRELERKQRSYEEVKQQIGQLQTKQQRNEEEITTVKEKDERIIMQLRQTIQEEEKLTNEYKHRNEYNLMRIRRLKRRESKMVHEINQLRRYVQENKSNLERVNDMSNNKIKHIKERNKELITNLDDVHIELQRCVGQVNTVSKNMKVVEREKQKLTQEKHVLKSQNGELAKELQIYRKKNQVMKMKVYTLNSRIGKMKEKIKSTNMRLSKIVKHHTKCNGNYKEELCRKNEHLEELQRKQKELQEELKEKEKTILRNDECLHKLKEEIKIYEHEKDILSEEIKKKNLLITSKEEKIDMLSNIESDLLKEGKVNQLKLIERNKEIKNNLVQMKKIKVENVKLNCLIDKIKKDLISSELRCKMAYRDLEKFRKEKKKIISNLQNDLEEKEKCLQITDQRVELLRRERDDGQSSIQHELKLLHNQVVELTTEKERYRGKVQQLNDELQQSQQKLKEEIGSNKESKKKRKSF, encoded by the exons TGCGCACAGCTGAGGAGGGAACTCCTCAAGCAGAAGAACCTAAACTGGTGTCTGTCTCTGAAGGTCCGAAGCATACACATGAAGCTAAACAGCCTCTATGCCAAAAAGGACCAGCTTGAAAGGAGCGTGCAAAATAGGATGAAGGAGATCGAGTTGCAGATGCTCGCTGGGGGAAGCAACCCAGGAGCTTCGGCGGATCAG GCACCCGCAGAAAAGGAAGGGCCGAGAGGAGACCCCACAAATGAGGATGCcctaaatgaagaaaaaaaaaaagtggaggaatTAAAGAGAATGCTAGTAAAACATGAAAGAAGCATCCAGATAAGCGAAGTCGAGAAAGTAAAATCCGAGTTGGAGTTGAAGAGCTGTAAGGATAAGCTAAATGAGGAAATTGAAAAGAACGAAAATTTATACAAGAAGGTAAAGACTTATGAAGCGAATTTGGAGAgagtaaaaaaggagggagaaaaatatttggacGAATTGGATGAGGTTAGAGTGGAGCTGCAAAAGTATCGATGTGCAAACAGCCAAGTGGAGGAGAGGAACAAGCTCCTGCAGGAGGAGAAGGTCAAATTGGCGCAAGCGAATAATGAGTTGAAGATAAGGCTGCAACGTGTGCAGACGTGCTTAACCGACTCGAGGCATAGGGAGCGCGCCTTCATCAGCTGCTCGCGGAAGATAATGAGTGTAGTTGCGTTTCTGCGTGAAAGtggcaaagggggggggttcGCACTTGGGGGGAAGTATGGAGGAGCGATGAGGGACACGTTGGGAGATAAAGTGGATGAACTGTTAGGCGATAGGATGGGTGATACGTTGGGTTACACATTGGGGGTTACTGTGGACGATGCACAGGGCGCCCCCTTGGATAATGCGCtcaccccccccctgcgcggAGACACCACCTTTGCGCAGACGGAGCTGCAGCTGGACGCCATTTGGGTGTCCATCCGGGCCTTGGTCGGAGTGAAGCGGGAATTCGAG ggcCAAAAGGACGAACTGGAGCGAGTACGAGCCGAGGCGCATGCCGCGAAGAGGGAGCTCGAAAGGAAGCAGAGAAGCTACGAAGAAGTTAAGCAGCAAATTGGGCAGCTACAAACAAAGCAGCAACgaaatgaggaggaaattACTACCGTGAAGGAGAAGGACGAGAGGATCATTATGCAGTTAAGACAGACAAtacaagaggaagaaaaactaaCCAACGAGTACAAACACAGAAATGAATATAACCTGATGAGGATTAGACGATTGAAGAGAAGAGAAAGTAAAATGGTTCATGAAATTAATCAGTTAAGGAGGTACGTACAGGAGAATAAATCAAACCTTGAACGAGTAAACGATATgagtaataataaaattaaacacaTCAAGGAAAGGAACAAAGAATTAATTACCAATTTGGATGATGTACACATCGAATTGCAAAGATGCGTAGGTCAAGTCAACACAGtcagtaaaaatatgaaagtgGTCGAGAGAGAGAAACAGAAACTCACACAAGAAAAGCATGTACTTAAatctcaaaatggagagctagccaaagaattacaaatatacagaaaaaaaaaccaagtaATGAAAATGAAGGTATATACACTCAACAGCAGAATAGgtaaaatgaaagaaaaaataaaaagcacaAATATGAGACTCAGCAAAATAGTGAAACATCATACAAAGTGCAACGGAAATTACAAAGAAGAactatgtagaaaaaatgaacacctTGAAGAGTTGCAAAGAAAGCAGAAGGAATTACAAGAAGAAttaaaggagaaggagaagaccATCCTGAGAAATGATGAATGCTTACACAAActgaaagaagaaattaaaatatatgaacatgaGAAAGACATCCTgagtgaagaaataaaaaaaaaaaatttattaataacaagtaaagaggaaaaaattgatatgCTCAGCAATATAGAAAGTGATCTActaaaagaaggaaaagtgAACCAACTTAAACTCATCGAAAGGaataaggaaataaaaaataacctcgtgcagatgaaaaaaataaaagtagaAAACGTAAAACTGAATTGCCtaattgataaaataaaaaaagatttgaTAAGCTCAGAGCTGAGATGTAAAATGGCCTATAGAGACTTGGAAAAATtcagaaaggagaaaaaaaaaatcatctcAAATCTACAGAACGACTtggaggagaaagaaaaatgcctCCAAATTACAGACCAGCGAGTCGAACTGCTGAGACGCGAAAGAGATGATGGACAGTCTAGCATTCAACACGAATTGAAGCTACTGCATAACCAGGTGGTAGAGCTAacaacagaaaaggaaaggtaTCGAGGAAAAGTGCAGCAACTGAACGATGAGCTGCAACAGTCTCAGCAAAAACTAAAGGAAGAAATCGGAAGCAATaaggagagcaaaaaaaaacgaaagtcTTTTTAA